One segment of Gemmatimonadota bacterium DNA contains the following:
- the atpH gene encoding ATP synthase F1 subunit delta, with protein sequence MRHETIARNYAEVLFDLGEKSGRTALYADLLDAVAGGIAAAPTVQAVLMSPRVTKPQKTAILAGALPDAPRDFVLFLGAVVRRGRQGLFQEMAQAYLDLVDLKLNRVRAAVTVARPADEALRKTIAARLTEVVGKQVLPRFTEDPSILGGVVVRVGDRVFDGSVKRRMTLLRRALLAR encoded by the coding sequence GTGAGGCACGAGACCATCGCCCGCAACTACGCCGAGGTGCTGTTCGACCTGGGCGAGAAGAGCGGGCGCACGGCGCTGTACGCCGACCTGCTCGACGCCGTGGCGGGCGGGATCGCCGCCGCGCCGACGGTGCAGGCGGTGCTGATGTCGCCGCGGGTCACCAAGCCGCAGAAGACCGCGATCCTCGCCGGGGCGCTGCCGGACGCGCCCCGCGACTTCGTGCTCTTCCTCGGCGCGGTGGTCCGCCGCGGCCGCCAGGGGTTGTTCCAGGAGATGGCGCAGGCCTACCTCGACCTGGTGGACCTCAAGCTCAACCGCGTCCGGGCGGCGGTCACCGTGGCGCGGCCGGCCGATGAGGCGCTGCGGAAGACCATCGCCGCGCGGCTCACCGAGGTGGTGGGCAAGCAGGTGCTGCCCCGGTTCACCGAGGACCCGTCGATCCTGGGCGGGGTCGTGGTCCGGGTCGGCGACCGGGTGTTCGACGGCTCGGTCAAGCGCCGGATGACGTTGCTCCGGCGGGCGCTGCTGGCCCGCTAG
- the atpF gene encoding F0F1 ATP synthase subunit B has protein sequence MITMLLTLVSEGGEGGAPSPFAVNSGLVIWTWVVFVVLLFLLKKFAFPAILKATEERERTIARQLDEAAKANTEAKALLDENRRLLAESRTQAQAMMAEAKSAAEKERATAIDKTRHEQEELLERARRDIAAERDKALTDLRREAVDLSLAAAGRLIGQKLDGASDRSLVEGYLASLEKAT, from the coding sequence ATGATCACCATGCTGCTGACGCTGGTCTCGGAGGGCGGGGAGGGCGGCGCGCCGTCACCCTTCGCCGTCAACTCCGGGCTCGTCATCTGGACCTGGGTGGTCTTCGTCGTCCTCCTGTTCCTGCTGAAGAAGTTCGCCTTCCCGGCGATCCTCAAGGCCACGGAGGAGCGGGAGCGCACCATCGCCCGCCAGCTGGACGAGGCCGCGAAGGCCAACACGGAAGCGAAGGCGCTGCTCGACGAGAACCGGCGGCTGCTCGCCGAGTCCCGGACCCAGGCGCAGGCCATGATGGCCGAGGCCAAGTCCGCGGCCGAGAAGGAGCGGGCGACGGCGATCGACAAGACCCGGCACGAGCAGGAGGAACTGCTCGAGCGGGCCCGCCGCGACATCGCGGCCGAGCGGGACAAGGCGCTGACGGACCTCCGCCGCGAGGCGGTGGACCTCTCGCTGGCGGCGGCGGGCCGGCTCATCGGCCAGAAGCTCGACGGCGCGTCCGACCGGTCGCTGGTCGAGGGCTACCTCGCCAGCCTGGAGAAGGCCACGTGA
- the atpE gene encoding ATP synthase F0 subunit C, with the protein MTMLALLQEVAPAAGAGYGLLGAGLAIGLAVIGAGLGLGRIGGQVAESIARQPEAAGDIRGAGLLIAVLLEGATIIALVFALLFKLIK; encoded by the coding sequence CTGACCATGCTCGCTCTGCTCCAGGAAGTCGCGCCGGCCGCTGGCGCCGGTTATGGCCTGCTCGGCGCCGGCCTCGCCATCGGTCTCGCCGTGATCGGCGCCGGCCTGGGCCTGGGCCGGATCGGCGGCCAGGTGGCCGAGTCGATCGCCCGCCAGCCCGAGGCGGCCGGCGACATCCGCGGCGCGGGCCTGCTGATCGCGGTGCTGCTCGAGGGCGCGACGATCATCGCCCTGGTGTTCGCGCTGCTCTTCAAGCTCATCAAGTAA
- the atpB gene encoding F0F1 ATP synthase subunit A, whose protein sequence is MMLQEAVNVGEMVLHHTADACVIDAYPLFEWHIPGCHLQYPVSASLSPTKHLIFMLLAAVLVFVSMWVAARGVARTRAGEAPKGFAGAMEGLVLWVRNDIAIANIGHDGAKFAPLIITLFFFILYCNLLGLLPWGSAATGNLSVTGGLAIIVFLTVEIAGFLKVGPKAYMATIFPHFPGMHGPGAVALSIFMAPIELLGKIVKPFALAVRLFGNMTAGHFVILSLFGIVFLFGHLGMWSYGIGLATAGLVVGIMLLELIVALLQAYVFALLSSVFIGLMQHEH, encoded by the coding sequence ATGATGCTCCAGGAAGCGGTCAACGTCGGCGAGATGGTGCTGCACCACACGGCGGACGCGTGCGTGATCGACGCCTACCCGCTGTTCGAGTGGCACATCCCGGGCTGCCACCTGCAGTACCCGGTGTCGGCGTCGCTGTCGCCCACCAAGCACCTGATCTTCATGCTGCTGGCGGCGGTGCTGGTCTTCGTCTCGATGTGGGTGGCCGCGCGCGGCGTGGCCCGCACCCGGGCGGGCGAGGCGCCCAAGGGCTTCGCCGGCGCGATGGAAGGCCTGGTGCTCTGGGTCCGCAACGACATCGCCATCGCCAACATCGGGCACGACGGCGCGAAGTTCGCCCCGCTCATCATCACGCTGTTCTTCTTCATCCTCTACTGCAACCTGCTCGGCCTGCTCCCCTGGGGCAGCGCGGCCACCGGCAACCTCTCGGTGACCGGCGGGCTGGCCATCATCGTGTTCCTGACGGTGGAGATCGCCGGCTTCCTCAAGGTGGGCCCCAAGGCCTACATGGCGACGATCTTCCCCCACTTTCCCGGCATGCACGGCCCGGGCGCGGTGGCGCTGTCCATCTTCATGGCGCCCATCGAGCTGCTCGGCAAGATCGTCAAGCCCTTCGCGCTCGCGGTCCGGCTCTTCGGCAACATGACCGCCGGCCACTTCGTGATCCTGTCGCTGTTCGGCATCGTGTTCCTGTTCGGCCACCTGGGCATGTGGAGCTACGGCATCGGCCTCGCCACCGCGGGGCTGGTGGTGGGCATCATGCTGCTGGAGCTGATCGTGGCGCTGCTGCAGGCGTACGTGTTCGCGCTGCTCAGCTCGGTGTTCATCGGGCTGATGCAGCACGAGCACTAA
- a CDS encoding AtpZ/AtpI family protein, giving the protein MGPKKPVGQELGQAWKYDTLGYTFAFSVILWAGAGYLLDRVLGTMPFLTILGTLVGAGLAFLWVFLKVRQDEDGFRARHRPPTEPPAP; this is encoded by the coding sequence ATGGGGCCGAAAAAGCCGGTCGGCCAGGAGCTGGGCCAGGCGTGGAAGTACGACACCCTCGGCTACACCTTCGCCTTCAGCGTCATCTTGTGGGCTGGGGCGGGCTACCTGCTCGACCGGGTGCTGGGCACGATGCCCTTCCTCACGATCCTCGGGACGCTCGTGGGCGCGGGGCTGGCCTTCCTGTGGGTGTTCCTCAAGGTGCGGCAGGACGAGGACGGGTTCCGGGCCCGGCACCGTCCTCCCACGGAGCCACCGGCTCCGTGA
- a CDS encoding MoxR family ATPase, translating into MTATQPQSDVEQLAHLARAVEHLRGQVARRIVGQQEAVDGILTAILAGGHALLIGVPGLAKTLMVSTVAEALHLSFNRVQFTPDLMPSDITGTEIIEEDLSTGKRVFRFVQGPIFANVVLADEINRTPPKTQAALLQAMQEHEVTAGGQTYHLPEPFFVLATQNPIEQEGTYPLPEAQLDRFMLELRVGYPTRSEEEAIVEQTTGARVARLEPVLDATQVRAAQELVRRIPVSKQLVRAAVALTRLTRPADGEAPALVREYVEWGAGPRASQYLVLGAKARAAIAGRPMADLDDVRAVALPVLRHRVVTNFAAEAAGRTNDDVVRELVAGSGWTA; encoded by the coding sequence ATGACCGCCACCCAGCCCCAATCGGACGTCGAGCAGCTGGCCCACCTGGCCCGCGCGGTGGAGCACCTCCGGGGCCAGGTGGCGCGCCGGATCGTGGGTCAGCAGGAGGCCGTGGACGGCATCCTGACGGCCATTCTGGCCGGGGGACACGCGCTGCTCATCGGGGTCCCGGGGCTGGCCAAGACGCTGATGGTCTCCACGGTGGCCGAGGCGCTGCACCTGTCGTTCAACCGGGTGCAGTTCACCCCGGACCTGATGCCCTCCGACATCACCGGCACCGAGATCATCGAGGAGGACCTGAGCACCGGCAAGCGGGTGTTCCGGTTCGTGCAGGGGCCGATCTTCGCCAACGTGGTGCTGGCCGACGAGATCAACCGGACCCCGCCCAAGACCCAGGCCGCTCTGCTGCAGGCCATGCAGGAGCACGAGGTCACCGCGGGTGGGCAGACCTACCACCTCCCCGAGCCGTTCTTCGTGCTGGCCACCCAGAACCCGATCGAGCAGGAAGGCACCTACCCGCTCCCCGAGGCCCAGCTCGACCGCTTCATGCTCGAGCTGCGGGTGGGCTACCCCACCCGGAGCGAGGAGGAGGCCATCGTGGAGCAGACCACCGGCGCCCGGGTGGCGCGGCTGGAGCCGGTGCTCGACGCGACCCAGGTGCGGGCGGCGCAGGAGCTGGTGCGGCGGATCCCGGTCTCGAAGCAGCTGGTGCGGGCGGCGGTGGCGCTCACCCGGCTCACCCGCCCCGCCGACGGGGAGGCGCCGGCCCTGGTCAGGGAGTACGTGGAGTGGGGGGCGGGGCCCCGCGCCTCGCAGTACCTGGTGCTGGGCGCCAAGGCCCGCGCGGCGATCGCCGGGCGCCCCATGGCCGACCTGGACGACGTGCGGGCGGTGGCGCTCCCGGTGCTGCGGCACCGGGTGGTGACCAACTTCGCCGCCGAGGCGGCGGGGCGGACCAACGACGACGTGGTGCGGGAGCTGGTGGCCGGGAGCGGCTGGACCGCCTGA
- a CDS encoding AAA family ATPase, whose product MPARFFFRCLGSPELRGPGGEAVRFRVRKHLALLSFLAAEPREPHRRDRLVDLLWPDARPAEGRHSLATALSVLRARFGPRTFETTRDTIRLLAPDLEVDLDRLARGDVLGDDQRPPLEVAGFLEGFEITRAPEFMFWRDGMRARWLPPIRDALVVLLDRCRRTGDFAAIEPHADRLLALDPLAEDAVRAKMEARAFAGDRVSALRIFRTWRDQLAEELDAAPSPLVEGMALRLRQRGYTPAGSVQLPPVATEQWRDHAFVGRTHQYRVLYERWESTRDGAGRHGLVLGDSGLGKTTLLERLTMATGLEGAVSARVQCYEMEQQIPYAAVGGLVRVLLERPGAGGTSPEWLAELARMIPTVALRYRNLPPPRDTAGESARLRFTEAVHELITAVAEEHPLVLVVDDVHLADDASIAVLHLLMRRTQEQRVTLLLAARESELQGAPSARRLLEVMEPLALVPVRLEPLTPEEMGVVIDALAAGAGRELPAAARVALLQAAAGVPMLAELLFDDWRQHGEQCLALAVGAMTEDPARAPDHTTAYEQLFARVLRDLSPTARSALHLAAILGDRLNDLSMYDIVDLSLADTLRGMAELTSTRILRDGGKGVEFRNELLRRYTYLEVPSPVRRAVHGRIADRLLAAEGRGEPVPGLMLAWHCYRAGRAAEAEPYLLRGAQETLAKGAPVEAELALGSALPSLSARHRVPAQLALVQALQEQGRWEESLQSLPSGSSDHLSGMERALQLAGRARLCAESRLAEDLVGHVLDSLVESTDDTERVPLLSAAYSLAFSVQRQNTLTEILAITSDYSSGQRLFELRVAAARLLAIVAYRKRVLSQFPDLQEILTTLSSEAQSRGVESSAIAALSNTLGALAVGKGEYHTAIVCMKESNRLYGKLGDHLSACVTCQNLAMSYGRLGQYKLALDWSTRGVALGQAHRGAWQLELASLWRAWALAMLGLTREATQQVQGLRHTWQNHEISWVRQRQGLFTADLCLLTGARSEADALASEVAEDIGVRPLSSGEVGRSARWTYRLRASLGVRETLSRLEDVAYNGGELELLDQAEVFGSLALCREELGFNSADQREQLSLALARLPEPVTIQLGRLEALR is encoded by the coding sequence ATGCCTGCACGCTTCTTCTTCCGTTGTCTTGGCTCCCCGGAGCTCCGCGGCCCCGGGGGGGAGGCGGTGCGCTTCCGGGTCCGGAAGCACCTCGCGCTGCTCTCGTTCCTGGCCGCGGAGCCGCGGGAGCCCCATCGCCGGGACCGGCTGGTGGACCTGCTCTGGCCCGACGCCCGGCCGGCGGAGGGCCGTCACAGCCTGGCCACGGCGCTTTCAGTCCTCCGGGCGCGGTTCGGGCCACGGACCTTCGAGACCACCCGCGACACCATCCGGCTGCTCGCCCCCGACCTCGAGGTGGACCTGGACCGCCTGGCGCGGGGGGACGTCCTGGGGGACGACCAGCGGCCGCCGCTCGAGGTGGCCGGGTTCCTGGAGGGGTTCGAGATCACCCGGGCGCCGGAGTTCATGTTCTGGCGCGACGGCATGCGGGCGCGCTGGCTCCCGCCCATCCGCGATGCACTGGTGGTGCTGCTCGATCGCTGCCGCCGCACCGGCGACTTCGCGGCCATCGAGCCGCACGCCGACCGGCTGCTGGCCCTCGACCCGCTGGCCGAGGACGCGGTGCGCGCCAAGATGGAGGCGCGGGCCTTTGCCGGGGACCGGGTCTCGGCGCTGCGGATCTTCCGGACGTGGCGGGACCAGCTGGCGGAGGAGCTCGACGCCGCGCCCTCGCCGCTGGTCGAGGGGATGGCGCTGCGGCTGCGGCAACGCGGGTACACCCCCGCCGGCTCGGTGCAGCTGCCGCCGGTGGCCACCGAGCAGTGGCGGGACCATGCGTTCGTGGGGCGGACGCACCAGTACCGGGTGCTGTACGAACGCTGGGAGTCCACCCGCGACGGCGCCGGCCGGCACGGCCTGGTGCTCGGCGACTCCGGGCTGGGCAAGACCACCCTGCTGGAGCGGCTCACCATGGCCACCGGGCTCGAGGGAGCGGTGTCGGCCCGGGTGCAGTGCTACGAGATGGAGCAGCAGATCCCCTACGCTGCGGTGGGAGGCCTGGTGCGGGTGCTGCTGGAGCGGCCGGGGGCGGGCGGGACCAGCCCGGAGTGGCTGGCGGAGCTGGCCCGGATGATCCCCACGGTGGCGCTGCGCTACCGCAACCTGCCGCCGCCCCGCGACACCGCGGGGGAGAGCGCCCGGCTGCGGTTCACCGAGGCGGTGCACGAGCTGATCACCGCCGTGGCGGAGGAGCACCCCCTGGTGCTGGTGGTGGATGACGTGCACCTGGCCGACGACGCCAGCATCGCGGTGCTGCACCTGCTGATGCGCCGCACCCAGGAGCAGCGGGTGACCCTGCTGCTCGCGGCGCGGGAGAGCGAGCTGCAGGGGGCGCCGAGCGCGCGGCGGCTGCTCGAGGTGATGGAGCCGCTGGCGCTGGTCCCGGTGCGGCTGGAGCCGCTCACCCCGGAGGAGATGGGGGTGGTGATCGACGCCCTGGCGGCGGGCGCCGGGCGGGAGCTGCCGGCGGCGGCGCGGGTGGCGCTGCTGCAGGCGGCGGCCGGCGTTCCGATGCTGGCGGAGCTCCTGTTCGACGACTGGCGGCAGCACGGGGAGCAGTGCCTGGCCCTCGCCGTGGGGGCGATGACCGAGGACCCCGCGCGGGCCCCCGACCATACGACGGCGTACGAGCAGCTCTTTGCCCGGGTGCTGCGCGACCTCTCGCCGACCGCCCGCTCGGCGCTCCACCTGGCGGCGATCCTGGGCGACCGGCTCAACGACCTGTCGATGTACGATATCGTGGACCTCTCCCTGGCCGACACTCTCCGGGGGATGGCGGAGCTCACCAGCACGCGGATCCTGCGGGACGGCGGGAAGGGGGTCGAGTTCCGGAACGAGCTGCTGCGACGGTACACCTATCTCGAGGTGCCCTCACCGGTGCGGCGGGCGGTCCATGGGCGGATCGCCGACCGGCTGCTGGCGGCGGAGGGGCGCGGGGAGCCGGTGCCGGGGCTGATGCTGGCGTGGCACTGCTACCGGGCGGGGCGGGCGGCAGAGGCCGAGCCCTACCTGCTGCGCGGGGCCCAGGAGACCCTGGCCAAAGGGGCGCCGGTGGAGGCGGAGCTGGCACTCGGCAGCGCGCTGCCGTCGCTCAGTGCACGGCACCGGGTGCCGGCGCAGCTGGCGCTGGTGCAAGCGCTGCAGGAGCAGGGGCGGTGGGAGGAGTCGCTGCAGAGTCTGCCCTCAGGTAGCTCTGACCACCTCAGCGGAATGGAGCGAGCCCTTCAGCTTGCGGGGAGAGCGCGTCTCTGCGCTGAGAGCCGCCTAGCAGAGGACCTAGTCGGTCACGTCCTCGACTCCCTTGTAGAGTCGACCGACGACACTGAGAGGGTTCCGTTACTATCAGCAGCCTACTCCTTGGCGTTCTCAGTTCAGCGCCAGAATACGCTGACAGAAATCCTCGCCATCACTTCTGACTACTCATCTGGCCAGAGGCTATTCGAGCTCAGAGTGGCAGCGGCACGACTCCTCGCTATCGTTGCGTACAGAAAGCGCGTACTGAGCCAGTTTCCGGACCTACAAGAGATCCTCACTACCTTAAGTTCGGAGGCGCAATCCAGAGGGGTTGAGTCGAGCGCCATCGCTGCACTCAGCAACACGCTTGGGGCGCTAGCAGTTGGGAAGGGGGAGTACCATACCGCGATTGTATGCATGAAGGAGAGCAATAGACTATACGGCAAACTCGGCGACCATCTCTCTGCATGCGTCACCTGCCAAAACCTAGCGATGTCCTACGGTAGGCTTGGGCAATACAAGCTCGCGCTTGACTGGAGCACCCGTGGCGTAGCACTTGGACAAGCACATCGGGGCGCCTGGCAGCTTGAGCTAGCCTCGCTCTGGAGGGCATGGGCGCTTGCGATGCTCGGATTGACACGTGAGGCCACTCAGCAGGTCCAAGGGTTGAGGCATACCTGGCAGAACCACGAGATCAGTTGGGTCCGCCAGCGCCAAGGGCTGTTCACGGCCGATCTTTGTCTACTGACAGGGGCAAGGTCGGAGGCCGACGCCCTCGCTTCTGAAGTAGCGGAGGACATTGGGGTTCGTCCACTATCTTCGGGTGAGGTGGGCAGGTCCGCGCGCTGGACATACCGCCTGCGGGCGTCCCTCGGGGTCCGCGAAACTCTCTCGCGTTTGGAAGATGTGGCCTACAACGGAGGGGAACTCGAACTACTGGACCAAGCTGAGGTGTTTGGGTCTTTAGCGCTTTGCCGAGAGGAACTCGGATTCAATTCTGCGGACCAGCGAGAGCAGCTTTCGCTTGCCTTAGCTCGGCTCCCGGAGCCTGTAACTATACAGCTTGGAAGGCTAGAAGCGCTTCGCTAG
- a CDS encoding HD-GYP domain-containing protein, with protein sequence MVKAIEARDPYTSGHSVRVATLAKAIAQEAKMSAEEVEQVYTAAVMHDVGKIHEEFAPLLRKDSKLTPEETALLQTHPVKSADLVGIISSFRGTVQDAVRSHHERWDGGGYPDGLAGESIPLGARIIMISDTTDAMTTDRPYRKRLPIDAVVAELQKYRGTQFDPRLVDLVVNSVTVRRVMAEVSAASSRPADPTIDSGSKRVQAAPGGLLRGRPSWPRIRAF encoded by the coding sequence ATGGTCAAGGCCATCGAAGCGCGAGACCCGTACACCTCAGGTCACTCGGTGCGCGTGGCCACCCTGGCCAAGGCCATCGCCCAGGAAGCCAAGATGTCCGCGGAGGAGGTGGAGCAGGTCTACACCGCCGCCGTGATGCACGACGTGGGCAAGATCCACGAGGAGTTCGCCCCGCTGCTGCGGAAGGATTCCAAGCTCACGCCCGAGGAGACCGCCCTGCTGCAGACCCACCCGGTCAAGAGCGCCGACCTGGTGGGGATCATCTCGTCGTTCCGGGGCACGGTGCAGGACGCGGTGCGGAGCCACCACGAGCGCTGGGACGGCGGCGGCTACCCCGATGGCCTGGCCGGCGAGTCCATCCCGCTGGGGGCCCGGATCATCATGATCTCGGACACCACCGACGCCATGACCACCGACCGCCCCTACCGCAAGCGGCTGCCCATCGACGCGGTGGTGGCGGAGCTGCAGAAGTACCGGGGCACCCAGTTCGACCCGCGGCTGGTCGACCTGGTGGTCAACTCGGTCACCGTCCGCCGGGTCATGGCCGAGGTGTCGGCTGCCTCCAGTCGACCCGCCGACCCCACGATCGACAGCGGCTCCAAGCGCGTACAGGCGGCGCCCGGCGGCCTGCTCCGCGGCCGACCCAGTTGGCCGAGGATTCGGGCGTTCTAG